From one Anopheles cruzii chromosome 3, idAnoCruzAS_RS32_06, whole genome shotgun sequence genomic stretch:
- the LOC128272597 gene encoding elongation of very long chain fatty acids protein 7, whose product MELLSTVHGGWRYLMDELSDPRTSDWPLMSSPFPTVAISLSYAYIVKILGPKLMENRKPFELRKVLIVYNFVQVLFSTWLFYEACAAGWLAGYSLRCQPVDYSRSPMAMRMASGCWWYYFSKFTEFFDTFFFVMRKRYDQVSTLHVIHHGIMPMSVWWGVKFMPGGHSSFFGLLNTFVHIIMYAYYMLAAMGPKVQKYLWWKKYLTVLQMVQFILVMAHAFQLLIWNDCNYPSAFAYYIGAHAFMFYFLFANFYKQAYAVRKQVKKEKEEQMALTNGNLESVPNKNISNGQVAGVSNGKPDFYQTIDKTVEDSYSSTRHRAFVGFGSN is encoded by the exons ATGGAGCTACTCTCGACCGTACATGGTGGCTGGCGGTACCTGATGGATGAGCTGTCGGATCCACGGACGAGTGATTGGCCGCTGATGAGTTCCCCATTTCCCACCGTCGCCATCAGCCTGTCCTATGCGTATATTGTTAAG ATCTTAGGTCCCAAATTGATGGAAAACAGGAAACCGTTCGAGCTGCGGAAGGTGCTCATTGTGTACAACTTCGTACAAGTCCTCTTCAGTACGTGGCTGTTCTATGAG GCGTGCGCTGCCGGATGGCTCGCAGGTTACAGCCTACGCTGTCAACCGGTCGACTATTCCCGGTCGCCGATGGCCATGAGG ATGGCTtccgggtgctggtggtacTACTTCTCCAAGTTTACCGAGTTCTTCGACACCTTTTTCTTCGTGATGCGAAAACGGTACGACCAGGTGTCAACGCTGCATGTCATTCACCACGGCATTATGCCCATGTCGGTCTGGTGGGGTGTCAAATTTATGCCAG GTGGCCACAGCTCTTTCTTCGGTCTGTTAAATACCTTCGTGCATATCATCATGTATGCGTACTACATGCTTGCGGCGATGGGACCGAAAGTACAGAAGTATCTGTGGTGGAAGAAGTACCTCACCGTGCTGCAGATG GTCCAGTTCATTCTGGTGATGGCACACGCTTTCCAGCTGTTGATTTGGAACGACTGCAACTATCCGAGCGCCTTCGCATACTACATTGGTGCCCATGCCTTCATGTTCTACTTCCTTTTCGCTAACTTCTACAAACAGGCGTACGCAGTGCGGAAACAG GTCAAGAAGGAAAAGGAGGAACAGATGGCTCTGACCAACGGCAACTTGGAATCCGTCCCGAACAAGAACATCAGCAACGGACAGGTCGCGGGCGTCAGCAACGGAAAGCCCGACTTCTACCAGACCATCGACAAGACGGTTGAAGACAGCTACTCATCCACGCGACATCGCGCGTTCGTTGGCTTCGGTAGTAACTAG